The sequence AAGGTGATCTGCGACCGCGCCGGCCTCGACGGTCGCGTGCGCTTCTGGTCGCCGTCGGACGAGTCGTACTTCGCGCAGGTCGGCGAGGGGTTCGGCGCCCTGGCCTTCACCGCGATCGTGGCCAGCGACCTCCTGACGGCCGCGATGCTCGAGGCCGCGCCGACCGAGAGGGAGCCGGGCCTGGCGCGGGCGATCCGGGAGCGTGTCTCGCGCGCCCTCCACGCCCGCCTGGAGGAGGCGGGCCGGGGCGAGCTGAGCGTCGGGCGCGCCATCCTCGAGGCCGCCAGCGGCCGGATCTTCGGCTGCGCCGAGCTGCTCGACGCCGCGGCGGCGGAGTTCGGGGCGGCCCGCGGCCCGGGCGATGCGCCGACGGTGCTCCTCGTGGGCGAGATCTACGTCCGGTGCGACCCGTTCGCCACCGACCACATCGTCGAGCGGCTGCAGCAGCGGGGGGTGCGGGTCCGCGTCGCCCCCGTCGCCGAGTGGCTGGAGTACGCCGCAGACTGCGCCTCGGCGCGGGGCGCCAGCTTCGGCGACAGGCTGTCCCACCGGGTGCAGCAACGCATCCACACCGTCGCCTATCGGATCATGGCCCGCCGGCTCGGGTGGCCGGCGCGCCCCACCGTGCAGGAGATCCTCTCGGCCGCCGGGCCGTGGATCCGCCGCGAGCTCGCGGGCGAGGCGATCCTGACGCTCGGCGCGGCCGTCCACGAGTGGCGGCACGGGCGGATCGACGGCGTGCTCAGCGTGGGGCCCCACGAGTGCATGCCCAACAAGCTGGCGGAGGCGCAGTTCTTCCACGTCGCCGAGCAGGAGGGCCTGCTCTCGCTGACGCTGTCGCTCAACGGTGACCCCGTGGACGCGGCGATCGTGGACCGCTTCGTCTACGAGGTGCAGGAGCGCTACCGGACGCGGATGGCTGCCGGGCGGGCGGAGGCTCCGCGTCACGCGCCCGGAGAGGCGCCCGCGCCGGGGGCCTCACGGGAGGCCGCCAACCGCGGAGGCATGGAGGTGGAGTGGGGCCCACGGCGGACCGGCGAGCGCCTGGCCCCCTGAGCCTGGCGTCGCGGCCCGCCGTCACCCGCGTCTGAGGCGCGGGTCAAGGCGATCACGGAGCGCATCGCCCAGGAGGTTGATCCCGAGCACGGCCAGCATGAGAGCGAGGCCGGGGAAGACCGCCACCCACGGCGCCGAGGCCAGGAAGGTCTGCCCCTCGGCGAGCATGCTCCCCCACGAGAGGGTGGGCGCCTGGGCGCCCAGGCCGAGGAACGAGAGCCCCGCCTCGGCCACCATGTTGCTCCCCACGCCGATGGTCGCCGTCACGATGACGGGGCCCGCCAGATTGGGCAGGACGTGACGGAGCATGAGCAGGGGATCCGGCGTCCCCAGCGCCCGCGCCGCCTGGACGTACTCGCGCTCCTTCACCGACAGGACCTCGCCGCGCACCACGCGCGCGATGGTCGTCCAGCCCAGCGCCACCAGCACCACGGCCACCTTGTCGAGCCCCGGGCGCTCGAAGACGGCGATGAGGCCGATGGCCAGGATGAGTGAGGGGAAGGCCATGACCACGTCGGTCAAGCGCATGAGCACGCCATCCCGCCAGCCGCCGTAGTAGCCCGCGAGCAGCCCCAGGGCGATGCCGATGGCCGCCGACACGGCCTCGACGCCGATGCCGATCGCGAGGGACACGCGCCCGCCGTGGAGCACCCGCGAGAGCAGATCGCGCCCGAGGGCGTCGGTGCCGAGGAGATGCCCGGCTCCGGGCGGCCTGAGCATCGCCTGGGCGAGCGAGGCCGGCACGTGAGTGGGATCGACGGGCGCCAGCCACGGGGCCAGCAGCGTGGCCGCCGCGAAGAGGCCCACGAGGCCCGCGCCCGCCACGAGCCTCCCCCGCCCGCGATCAGCGGCCACGGCGGCGGATCCGCGGGTCGATGGTCATGCACGCCAGGTCCACGAGGAGGTTGGCGCCGACGTAGATGACGGCGAAGACCAGCACGGCGCCCATGACCACGGGGAGATCCCGCTGGCCGACCGCGGCCACGAGCATGCGGCCGAGCCCCGGCCAGGCGAACACGGTCTCGGTGAGCGGAGCGCCCACCAGGAGATCGGCAAGCCCGATCCCGATGACGGTCACGACGGGGATCAGCGCATTGCGGAGGGCGTGCTTGCCGATGACCCGTGCCTCGCCAAGCCCCTTGGCACGCGCCGTCTGCACGTATTCCTGGCGGATGACCTCCAGCAAGCTCGAGCGGGCCAGCCGCGCGATGGTCCCCGCGTGGATGGCCCCCAGGGTCAGGGCCGGCAAGACGAGGTTGGGCCAGGCGCCGTCGCCATAGCCGGAGACCGGGAGCCAGCCGAGCCATACCGCGAAGAGAAGGGAGAGCATCATGCCGAGCCAGAACACCGGCGTCGAGATCCCGACCACCGCCGTGGTCATGAGCAGGTGATCCAGCGGGCTGCCGGGGCGGAGCGCCGCCACGATCCCGGCCAGCCCGCCCAGCGCCACGGCCCCCGCCGTGGCCGCCAGCGCGAGCCGCGCCGTGGCAGGCAGCCGCTCGCCGATCACCTCCGCCACGGGCCGCTGCTGATGGTACGAGGTGCCGAGATCGCCCTGGAGCAGCCGGCCCATCCACGCGAGGTAGCGGACATGCAGCGGGGCGTCGAGGGCATAGTCGCGGCGGATCTTCTGGACCAGCTCCGGGTCGCCCCGCTGGCCGAGCATGGCCCGCGCCGGATCGCCGAGGGCCACGGCCGTGAGCGCGAAGACGAGGAGGCTCACGCCGAAGAGCACCGGAACGATTGCCAGGCAGCGCCTGAGTGCCGGCTCGATCAGGTCAGCGGCCACCTGGCCCTCGCAGGGTGCCGGGCCACAGGGCGAGCCAGACGAGGCCCCGCTGTGCGACCCGCGGGCGCGGCGAGCGGAGATCGACACCCGGGCGAGTGGGCGCGAGCCCGAGCGAAGTCGGAGGGCCCGGCACTACTCGAGCCAGACCTTGCGCAGCGGAGCCAGCATCTCCGGCGCCGAGGAGAGCGGCGAGCGCTCCAGCCCCTTGACGGCGGGGCGGATCAGCGCGCGGCTCGAGTAGTGGTAGAGCGTGATCCAGGCACCATCGTCCAGGATCTGCTGCTCCGCCTCGTGATAGCGCCGGAAGCGCGCGGGGCCGGGCGGCAGCGCGTCGGCCTCGTCGAGCCGGCGGTCGAGCTCACGGCTCCGGTAGCGCCCCGTGTTGCCCGCAGCGCCGACGTTCTTGGAGTGGAAGAGCACGGTGAGGAAGTTCTCGGGATCGGGGTAATCGGCGATCCATCCCTGGCGGAACATGGCCGCCCCGCCCTGGTCCACCACCTTGATGTGGGCCGCCCAGTCGAGCCGCCTCAGCTCGAGGCGGAGTCCGATCTCCTTGAGCTGGGCCTGCAGCCACTCGGCGATGCGCTGGTTGAGATCCCCCGTGTTGAAGTGGTACGCGATCGCGGGCAGCCCACGGCCGTCGGGGTAGCCGGCCTCGGCGAGGAGCCGGCGGGCGCGCTCGCGGTCGAAACCCGGCGCCGCGACGCGGGGGTTGTAGCCGCGCAGGGCGGGAGGCAGGATCCCCTTGCCCGCGATCACGCACCCCTCGAGGAGCCCCTCCGCCACGGCGGCGGGGTCGATGGCCCGCGCCACGGCGAGCCGCACCCGGCTGTCGGCGAAGGGCGGCTTCTCGACGTTGAAGCGCACCGCCTGGGTGCCGAGCGTGGGCCAGACGGCCACATGCCCCTTGAAGGCCGGATCGGCCTTGACGGCGCGGCAATGGCCTGTGGGGATGTCGCTCACGTCAAGGCGACCGGTGCGGTACTCGTTGAAGCGGGTGATCTCGGCCGGGATGACGCGGAAGACGATGCGGTCGAGCCACGGCACCCCGCGGAAGTGATCGGCAAAGGCCTCCAGCACCACCCGATCGTCGCGCACCCACTCCCGCAGCCTGAAGGC comes from Candidatus Rokuibacteriota bacterium and encodes:
- a CDS encoding ABC transporter permease, producing MAADRGRGRLVAGAGLVGLFAAATLLAPWLAPVDPTHVPASLAQAMLRPPGAGHLLGTDALGRDLLSRVLHGGRVSLAIGIGVEAVSAAIGIALGLLAGYYGGWRDGVLMRLTDVVMAFPSLILAIGLIAVFERPGLDKVAVVLVALGWTTIARVVRGEVLSVKEREYVQAARALGTPDPLLMLRHVLPNLAGPVIVTATIGVGSNMVAEAGLSFLGLGAQAPTLSWGSMLAEGQTFLASAPWVAVFPGLALMLAVLGINLLGDALRDRLDPRLRRG
- a CDS encoding ABC transporter permease; the encoded protein is MIEPALRRCLAIVPVLFGVSLLVFALTAVALGDPARAMLGQRGDPELVQKIRRDYALDAPLHVRYLAWMGRLLQGDLGTSYHQQRPVAEVIGERLPATARLALAATAGAVALGGLAGIVAALRPGSPLDHLLMTTAVVGISTPVFWLGMMLSLLFAVWLGWLPVSGYGDGAWPNLVLPALTLGAIHAGTIARLARSSLLEVIRQEYVQTARAKGLGEARVIGKHALRNALIPVVTVIGIGLADLLVGAPLTETVFAWPGLGRMLVAAVGQRDLPVVMGAVLVFAVIYVGANLLVDLACMTIDPRIRRRGR
- a CDS encoding ABC transporter substrate-binding protein, with amino-acid sequence MTRRLLAAVLILAVVCPAQALAQKRGGTLRTAFGADPPTLDPAQATDTTSSAVIRQLFDTLVELDDRLELRPALAERWTVSPDQRLYTFWLRPGVRFHNGRVMTAADVKASFERAARGKRPWVFEKLAGAREHIRGGSGGIPGVRVVDDRTLTLQLDRPFAPFLYLMAYDAASIVPAEETQRLGPAFASRPVGSGAFRLREWVRDDRVVLEAFADHFRGVPWLDRIVFRVIPAEITRFNEYRTGRLDVSDIPTGHCRAVKADPAFKGHVAVWPTLGTQAVRFNVEKPPFADSRVRLAVARAIDPAAVAEGLLEGCVIAGKGILPPALRGYNPRVAAPGFDRERARRLLAEAGYPDGRGLPAIAYHFNTGDLNQRIAEWLQAQLKEIGLRLELRRLDWAAHIKVVDQGGAAMFRQGWIADYPDPENFLTVLFHSKNVGAAGNTGRYRSRELDRRLDEADALPPGPARFRRYHEAEQQILDDGAWITLYHYSSRALIRPAVKGLERSPLSSAPEMLAPLRKVWLE